Within the Marasmius oreades isolate 03SP1 chromosome 10, whole genome shotgun sequence genome, the region AATCACAATTTGGACGTGTTATGATGGGTAAGAGGGAAGCGAATCGCCGAGCGAGGGATGAGAGGGATTTGGCTTTGGGTGGTGGGTTGGCTGGGGTTGGAGAGGATGGGAAAGGAGGGGGGAGGCGGAGGAGAGGTACGGCTGGTGGGTTTGAAGATGAGTTTGGGGATGTTTTGAGGGACGTTGGGAGGGCTTCCAGGCCGGGTGCGGGTGGTGGGGATGCTTATGAGGAGTTGAGGAGAAAGGGGAGGAAGGCTGGGGTGCTTGAGAGGAGTAGGGATGTGcacaggaagaggaaggttACTGAGTTTGAAGATGGAGGAGCCGAGGCGGGAAAACGGAAGCGCAGTCGCTTCGAGTCCGAACGGAAGAATGTCAAGAACAAAGCGAGTCGGAGTGTATGATGTGCTTCCCGTAAGACTCACCCACTTATTTGGGAACTCCTTTGTTTCCTCCTGGTACAATGACAACGAAAGTCGGGCCTTTTTTAACTCAAGGGGGAAGTCTTTGTTCTTTTCTCGGACCGAGCGGGCTGTGATAAAATACTGCCGAATGTTGAACGTCGAACCTGTCAACTCCTGAGTTGTATATAGTGTGCATAGAGGGCATAGAACGTAGGTAAGGTCaagaagagagggaaaggaGTATATAGATATGCTACATGTCAATCAGTCAGTATACAGGATATAATGATACAGTAGTGAGCAAGATGCTGGATGGGGTATGATGAGTTCGTGTGCGTGCATGAACAAAACAAGAAATGTGTTCAGAGACCAGGGGCGAAGTCCCCGATATTGATCAAGAAAAGCGAAAGTAAGCTAAAGGCAGGGATAGAGAGAAACGGTGAGAAAATCGTGAGAAAAATCAATCTAAAAGAAAATCCCAATCTATCGTAGTCTCCGGTGCCTTCTTCGAACAGCCAAAGAACCGCTTCAACGTCTCCTTCTGAAGACATTCAGGGGAGCCAGTTTGGACGTCCCACATACGAAAGGTGACATGTCCTTGGGTTTCAACAACGACAAGGTCTTCATTCTTGTCTTGGTGAACGACACCGTTAAAACGAACGTTTTGCATAACTCGGTTCACGAATCCGGCAGAGAAAGTTGCTTTTCCCGTGTGCTGAATACGGCCTCTGAAGTCCGAGGGAAGCCATATGGTGACGTCTGACTTTCTACTGCGGACTTCAAGGAAAAATCGGGAGCAGGGAACATTACGGCACTGTAAAAAACGAGATGGTCAGGACTGACTTTGACGAGGAAGTAAAGTAAACGACTGACCAGTTTAAGTTTCACTGGAGCGTCATCACAACCAACAAACATATTCATTCTATGATCAATAGGTTGGTATCTTGCACGATAGTGGGGTAGGATCAACAATAAGTCGACCTGTCTCCGCATCGCGTTGAGGAAGAAATCCCAGTTGGAATCGCCTCGATATTTAACTTTATGAGAGCCCGTAGAGGGTGCATTGAGAGGTGATTTTTCGTGGTCATAGCTAGATGTGGAGCACTAAAGAACAGTTAGAAACACGTTTCTGAGGATGAGTAGCGAGACACTGACGAGAGAATGTTCAGACATTACAAAGAGTGAATAAAGGAAGGAGGTTTGGGGGGATTGGGAAACACGGGGCGTTGAAATATTTTATTGTTCTATTTTATAAAGCGGTTGCGGTCGTGATCATTGTCCTCGTTTTAGTTACAAGGGTAACCGGTTTAGGCCCCTGGGAAACTGATCGTCCGCGTGGCCCGCGTGAGGCCGCGTGAGCCCCGCCGCATACCATTGTCCCTATTATCACAAGAACAACGTTCAGTCCATATTCAGCCGTACAATTGTCTCAAGACAATAAGGACGTACACGACTGAGGCACGTATATATGGTGCGTTATTCATGGCAACAATAATAATAAGACCTCCTATGACTTCCTGGAGCCAAAAACACTGGTACGACACTAATGCGAACAAAGAGGTTGACATAAAAAGAAGTGGCCTCCTGTCCAGGAGAAACGGAAACACGGAAACACCGCGTTCAGAACTGATAAATTGCCGGAATATTCAAAGCGTAGCATCCGTGTGACCCGATCGAGAACAACAATTAAGAGTACTGGACTTGTCATGATTAAGGTCACGGCCGTTCTTAGTCCAAAACGACAATGCAACGCGCACAGAAGGTGCGGCGAAAACAATGGCCACTGAATACACCCGAGGATGAGTACTTGAGCAGAAGAATAAGGTCGCAGCGAACCGAAACCTGCATCCACCACCTGCAGTGTCTGTAGTTTAGGCCTCAATCGCCATCAACAACAATGATATCATGATGAGTAGCCACAGATGGGTCGTCTTTTTCTACGACTCCGCCATTGCTGGATATAGAGGATTCAGGCTTTTTGGGCCTAGCCGCAGCAACGAGCTTTGCAAACTCAGACCGGTTCTGCCGCTATATCGACCTCTCCGATGAGAACTACATCACCGTAGAAGGACAAATGGAGCCTGACCTCGTACGTTGCAGGATCTCCAATATCACGCTTCGACTTGCCCTTTTGCTGTGCCTCCCACTGTTGAAGATCCCGTCTCAAAGCGTCAACGTGTTTACGGAGTGTCTCTGATTTATCCAAGTTCGCGTTGTATAGGATAACCCATCTGATATTGATTCTTCAGAACATCAATCACACATGGAAGTGAAGACGACCCACTGCTGATGACGCGCTATGAGGGTATTTCGGTCTCCATAGGCGGGTAGATCATATTCCTGCAGCAGCTCCCGAATAGCTTTATCCTTCAGGACGCCATACGACTTCTTTGGCAACGGATCGTCGTCTTCTGTGTCGTGGCTCGACCTGTAAAAAAGTGATACCTGAGCTAGGATGAACGGGTATCACGGGCATCACTCTCACCGCTCTTTTCCCTTCGTCTTCCCTTTGTTGCCTTGACTCTTCGGCCCTAGGATATTCTGCCATTGTGCCCTGGTCTTCCTTGGCGACGGTGACACCAGTGGATCTCTACAGGACCGATCTAGGTGCGCATTGATTTCCTCAAGTTTCACCTTCTTTCCGCACGACGGGCACGAGACGGACTCGTCGACTACGGTGAGTAGACGGATATTTGAGATGGAGCCAAGTTTCAGGATGAGTGAAACGTGGCATATAAACGTACGTGGTGTATCATCTTGATGAACACGAGAACACGAAGCCGACGGTTCAGACTCTGAATCGTTTGGAGAAAGCTTTCTCTTCTTGTTCGGGGGTTCGGCAGCCGCAGCTTCATTTTTCGCTATAAGATCGAGAACGAATGGCCTTTTGCCCCGGTAGATTTAGCCACCCAGTTTGACCGTGTGGATGTAAACACTAATACACACCTTGAGAGTTTCCAAGCAGATACTGCTTCCTCCATTGCACAGTTCACCCTTAAATGACCTTCATTGACGTCTGACTTTCGACAGGTTGGACACGACTGTTTTTCGTTGAGTGTTTGTCGGATACACTTACTCCAGGAACAACTTAGCTTGAATCCGGATATCGCGAAAGAAAGAACTGCACATACAAGGGAGCAAAAACAGTGACCACACAAGAGGGTAACAGGGCCGTCGAAGAGCTCGCCGCAAATAGGACATCGCAATGCAGAATCTAGGGAACGGAGACCAGGGGCTTTTGAGGGATCTGGAAAGTCAACGGGGTCCGGAATGTCGAGCGAGAGATTTGTCTTTGCATTGTTGGAAATCATGAGACGGGAGGAGAAAACGAGTCAACTTGGCATTGACACGGAGTGTCACAACGCACATGATACATCGTGACATGACGATTTATGTCAGTGCGGCCGCCGGTCCATACCATCATGATCCAACTGTGCTATAACTCGGTCAAAAGCATTGCTATTGAAAGGTCAAAACTCTCAGTGCTTATTGTGAGGTGTCAGGTCGGTTACTACATGTTTATCCGGGTTTTAAGCGTCGTTGCTGGCTTTGGCACTCGAATTGAAGTTGAGGGACGACGAGGACCCTCCGCTCTGATAATACTTTCAATTCGCTGATCAACCTTTCAACAGACTACTTACAGCGTTGCAAAACTCTACCAAGGTGTCTTTGCTTGCTGAGTGGGGCCAAGAATTGATATTGATAAACTCCGAGAAGTGTTCCGACAGTTAAATACGGCCACGCGCTATTTTTCCTTTCACTTCCAGCCTGAGTAACGGGGATCTCCGCTACTCAGGCTTGTTTCTCGGTGATGCAGAACCACTGTTCCTCCGTCCTACCAACGTTCTATTTTGATTCAATCCAACATCCATGACATCAGATTCTCGGTTGACATGCACGCCAGAATCAGAAGGTCGTGCCAACTGGCCAGTATACGCGTATCACTAGTCTGCATGACCTCCATGCCCGTTGTTCTTCCGAGCTTTTTCACTCTCGACGGCGGCCGGTATTCGTTCGAAGCTCATATATGAAGCTCGAAGGAGTTTCTTAGTCCTCGAAGGAGAGCCCTCGCAAAAGCAATTTAGCATGCTTCATTTGATCTCGTTCGTACTTGTCGCCATCGTTGCACGGACGGCTTTGGCTGTTCCTGTCTGGGGCCAGGtgagtttttctttttctttcggcTGAACTTCGAACTCATAAACGCTTTCAGTGTAAGTATCTTGGGTCTATCCGTTCGTGACCTGTTTTTCATGTCTTGTACAGGTGGTGGAATAGGCTGGACTGGCGGAGTGAGTGCCCTTGATAACAAAACGACCACCAAACCACCAACATTGACGTACTATCTTCCTTATAGACTACTTGTGAGTGTCACCCAACTCGTCCAATGATCGTACTCACTACCGACTTGAAGGCGATTCCGGAACAACATGTACTACAATAAACGCTTACTACTTCCAATGTCTACCTGGGGGTTCTGGATCTACGACGATCCCATCTAATCCTACATCAACTACCACCTCGGGCTCCACCTCAACTGCTGGTGGCACCTTGAACAGCAAGTTTGTTTCTCATGGGAAGAAATTCTTTGTAGGTTCTTTTTTCGTAAATATCCGCAAACTGGTTTAACCAGAAATTGTCTCAAGGCCTCGGCCGCAGATTCCGGCACCCTCAACATCGCTAGTTTGTGTCTTCAACTCGAGTAAACTCAAGTTGTTTATTCCACTTTCGCAGAGAATGCTGCCCTTCTACAATCCCAGTTTGGCGGCGTCACGCCCGAAAACTCTATGAAGGTATGAATTTTTTGTCAGACTGATATAGACTTATTGACGCGTGGCGACAGTGGGATGCCACCGAACGTATGGCCATCCTCTCAATATGAAAATTTGGCAAACTttgaccccccccccccttttttttttccttccAAAGCCAACAGAGGGCAATTCAACTTCGGTGGTTCCGACGCACTCGTCAACTGGGCCGTCTCGAACAACAAGCTTATTCGTGGACACACACTTGGTTCGAATGATCTTTTGTTTCATGATCTCCTCTTTCCTCACGACCTTCACCAGTCTGGCACTCTCAGCTCCCCTCATGGGTTAGTGCCATCAAGGACAGTGCCACTCTGGTGCGTTAGCCGCCATAGTCACATCGACTTAAGGACCCGTTTGATATCTCCTCAGACATCGGTCATTCAAACCCATATCTCCAATGTTGCAGGTCGTTACAAGGGTAAATTATATGGTGCGTGCTTCGAAAGACTGATTTTTTCTCTCGCAATAAACTAACTTTATCCTACCATTAAGCTGTAAGTTCTTTCCAACTCATTAAGTTCGATTGGAAGTTGAGGTAGATCATGGGTATTAGTGGGATGTCTGCAAGTAAGTTTAGGTCTTCCTCGTTGCCATACATTTACTCAGTGGTTATCGCCCTAAATTTAGTGAAATCTTCAACGAGGACGGCTCTCTCCGCAGCAGTGTCTTTTCGCAAGTTCTTGGCCAAGTCAGTTGAAGGATGCCTCCTTACCTTTGCTGCTTCCCTTCTGATAGCCTTCGCTTTCGACACATGCTATCTAGGACTTCGTGAGGATTGCTTTCCAGGCAGCCAGAGCAGCTGACCCGACCGCCAAGCTGTACATCAACGATTATAACCTTGATTCCAACAACGCAAAGGTACAGGGTAAGTGGCACAAGCTTATCTACCACACACCGGACGACGGTGAATAGTTCGACGTTTGTACTCACCCTCCTCTATCGCAGGACTGGTCCGACTTGTCAACTCGGTCAACTCTGGCGGCAAGCTTATTGACGGTATTGGCACTCAGTCGCATCTCGGCGTAGGTCTCTCTCATAAATCCATAATAAACACAAGTGACCGACCGTTCTCCCCCCCTGTTCGATTCTAGGCTGGTGGCGCTGGCGGAGTACAAGCTGCACTCACTGCGCTCGCCGCCACTGGATGTGAAATTGCCATGACAGAACTGGACATCGCTGGTGCCGCGCCGAACGACTACACTACCGTCGTAAAAGCATGTCTCAACACACCGAATTGTGTGTCCATCACGACTTGGGGTGTGTCTGACGCGAACTCATGGAGAGCGAGTTCGACCCCATTGCTTTACGACACCAACTACAACCCCAAACCAGCTTACACGGCGGTATTGAACGCCATGTAGATAGTCAAAGCATTATGTATATTATAGGTCAAGGGAATGTTCGATAACAAGATGTCACTTATTCGTGAATTAGGTTCCGCAACTCATGTTGTGAAGCGCTGGAAAGTTAAAGCTTGTTCGATATGGTTTGGCGTTGTGATTACTTCTATATTCGTTTGTCTCTGCGCCGTGAGCTGCTGGGTATCTTGATTAGCTCAACTGCTAAAGTCAGGTGCAGACTTCACGAAAGTCCTTCCGCCTGCTCCACCTGCTAAACCTTCTGTTATCTCTGTCGGCACGCCGGGCAGAGTCCTGTGGTTTGAGCTTATTCGGCGTTCATCAAGTCATCTGGGTGAGATGGACCCTGCCGAACGGCGAAATGTGCTCATCTGTCGGCTTTAAAGACTTACGGGCCAGAAGCTGCCTGGAATTACTGTAAAACTTTCAAGTTAGGTTTatgaatcataatgaagtaGAGTCCATGATGTCAAGAGCAACGTAAGAGCATGGAAGCGAGACCTATAAAAACGGGAGCGTACCATCCAAATTTTCCAACTCAGAAATTGCACCTGAATACGAATTACTCACAACTTATCGTCAACATGCAGAGTGTTGGTAGTTCTCCCCTCATTGCAAAACCGAGAGGCTTACGCTTGTATTTCCTTAGGTCACAACCATCCCCATTAATCAGGCCTGCGGAAGCTCTGCCTGCAACTGCAACAAGGAGTGAGTGCCGATACGCGCTGCGTAACTGCGACACTAACGACGGCCCTCGTCAGGTGTTCCTGTAAGGAAGGAGACTGCAAATGCGGCTCCAAGTAATCCTCGCCGTTCCCGTTCCTCTCACCGCCACCACATCGAACGAAACGAACAAAGTATTAACCCTGTACATGTATTCTGTGGAACACATATAGGAATGAAGCCTGCCATTGTGTTTATTATCTGCAGCTGAATACAAGCTTAAGCCTGAGAGTAAATGATTGACTTTGGGCCTGTCCCAATCACGTCGGTTCGGGTACAGTAGTCGCAATGAAGAATGAAGTAGCCCTTGTCTCCTTAGAACCCTCGAGGTCGGGTGCACTGGTACAAACCCATAGGATACAGCTTGCGGTGGCTGAACTAAGAAGTATCAAGACAGTCCTCCAGGGTTTTCACCAGAGCTAGATTTTCAAGAGCTGCTGCAACCCTCTCTTTGTCGTTGAGCTGTTTATTGACTGCGTGGTATGAGCTTACGTCACCTCGAGACACTACCATGTGTCGTACCTGCATGCTCGCTTTGATGAGACCCAGGTTGGACGAATATATCGACCTTGAACCGATTGGGTAGACTTCGTAACAGTCGAACACGGATAGAGAGGCCTTTATACATCAACGATGAAATTAAGCAGGTCTAAAGTGATAGATGAATCAGATACGCACCGATAAGAGTCGACATACCACAATGAGGAACTGTTGGAGTGAATTCTATGGTAACAAAATTACCAGCAATTCGACATTGAGGTGCAGATACAACGCGGAGCTCCTCGAGATTCACTCCAGGATGCTCAGGGTCTTTTATATACCGTATGAGGTCTATTGAGAGATAAGGTATGGACAATAGCGAAGGGGAAAGGGcgaaaacaaacaaaccgAATATTTCGTCCCTGTCTATCGGATCgacttcatcgtcgtcgaacACGATACCGTTATGTCGGCCATCGTCTTCTTCCAACCACAAGGAGTTCGGATCGGTGGTATACTGATCCGACGAAGGTTTTCCAGAGGTGCGAAAGACTGTGGGGTTGGGGTTGAATATCTCTCCAGGCATTGTCGCAGAGAGAAGCTGAGTAACTCAATCAGAAGTCACACTTTTGCTCCAACGCGTGATCGTGACCCCCCGTATACACTCATCCTCCCCCATCGCCGACGTAGTGGGCTTCGAGCTCCTGATAGCTATTCACCAGATTTTTCCTCAGTTCCGAAGAAATACGACTatctgaacttgaacttgatacGCACAGCTCACTGAGGGATATTCAGCTGTATGCCACCAAAAGTAGGTAGGTTCTAAATACCTTGCATGACCTTGTCGTATTTACCACTTGCATTCCAAAACCCACAACCAGAGAAAACGCGATGCGGATTCCAATGTAGCAAACGCCTCTTCAACGACGCGAGTAACTAGACGATCTACTCGGAGTTCTAAGAAATCTGTAGATGCTCCCGAAGTGGACGCAGCAACAAGCTCGAACGCGACGACCtcgaaaacgaaaacgaaaagAGTCAACGCGTTAGTGCTCTAAATGAACGAAGAAGATATCATCTTGACGGTCACGTTGGTTATTAGGTCTGGGAATTCAGCcgaagaggaggacgagGTATGTTTATGTTTGGTGCTGCCATGGCTCTCGCCATTTATCACTCAAGTGACTTGAAAGGAAGAAGCCCCTCCTCTCAAGAAAGCCAGAACATCCACGAGGGGTAAGGCAGC harbors:
- the CIAO2B gene encoding Cytosolic iron-sulfur assembly component 2B (BUSCO:EOG09264O3B) — translated: MPGEIFNPNPTVFRTSGKPSSDQYTTDPNSLWLEEDDGRHNGIVFDDDEVDPIDRDEIFDLIRYIKDPEHPGVNLEELRVVSAPQCRIAGNFVTIEFTPTVPHCGMSTLIGLSIRVRLLRSLPNRFKVDIFVQPGSHQSEHAVNKQLNDKERVAAALENLALVKTLEDCLDTS
- a CDS encoding uncharacterized protein (CAZy:GH10) encodes the protein MSCTGGGIGWTGGTTCDSGTTCTTINAYYFQCLPGGSGSTTIPSNPTSTTTSGSTSTAGGTLNSKFVSHGKKFFASAADSGTLNIAKNAALLQSQFGGVTPENSMKWDATEPNRGQFNFGGSDALVNWAVSNNKLIRGHTLVWHSQLPSWVSAIKDSATLTSVIQTHISNVAGRYKGKLYAVSSFQLIKFDWKLSGYRPKFSEIFNEDGSLRSSVFSQVLGQDFVRIAFQAARAADPTAKLYINDYNLDSNNAKVQGLVRLVNSVNSGGKLIDGIGTQSHLGAGGAGGVQAALTALAATGCEIAMTELDIAGAAPNDYTTVVKACLNTPNCVSITTWGVSDANSWRASSTPLLYDTNYNPKPAYTAVLNAM